From Pseudomonas fluorescens, one genomic window encodes:
- a CDS encoding glutaredoxin family protein, which yields MPPECQLFGTLGCHLCELAEDVLMPLVEHGLMVELVDIAERESMVEAYGLRIPVLRRVDTSAELDWPFDADQVVAFLL from the coding sequence ATGCCTCCTGAATGCCAGTTGTTCGGCACCCTTGGTTGCCATCTGTGTGAACTCGCCGAAGACGTGCTGATGCCACTGGTCGAGCACGGACTAATGGTGGAGTTGGTGGACATTGCCGAGCGCGAGTCCATGGTTGAGGCCTATGGCTTGCGGATTCCAGTGTTGCGCAGGGTCGATACAAGTGCCGAGCTGGACTGGCCGTTCGACGCTGATCAGGTTGTCGCGTTTCTGCTCTAA
- a CDS encoding response regulator has translation MFKHNCRVLLVEDHPFQLKAALSLLETYGFTHITTADSAANALQQMQFAIHPFELLLCDQHLPDCPGLELIRIAHQRGLVEHAILLSCLEIAELEALKKSAHAQRLPLLGCMRKPLKHSELILLLTPLNNIIQTG, from the coding sequence ATGTTCAAACACAACTGTAGAGTCCTGCTGGTGGAAGACCACCCCTTTCAACTCAAGGCAGCCCTATCCCTATTGGAAACTTATGGGTTCACTCACATCACGACGGCCGACAGCGCTGCCAACGCCTTGCAGCAGATGCAATTTGCCATTCATCCCTTTGAATTATTATTGTGCGACCAGCACCTTCCTGACTGCCCGGGCCTTGAGTTGATTCGAATTGCTCACCAGCGTGGTTTAGTTGAGCACGCCATACTCCTGAGCTGCCTGGAAATAGCCGAACTCGAGGCATTAAAGAAATCTGCACATGCCCAACGCCTGCCTCTACTGGGCTGCATGAGAAAGCCACTGAAACATTCTGAACTTATACTTCTATTGACTCCTCTGAATAACATCATTCAAACAGGCTAA
- a CDS encoding ammonium transporter: MENLQSAVDTLIHSSNTLFILIGAVMVLAMHAGFAFLEVGTVRQKNQVNALSKIISDFAVSTLAYFFIGYWISYGVNFMQPASALSADHGYGLVKFFFLLTFAAAIPAIISGGIAERARFVPQLCATALIVAFIYPFFEGMIWNDNFGLQAWLQAQFGASFHDFAGSVVVHAMGGWLALAAVLLLGPRNGRYREGRLVAFAPSSIPFLALGSWILIVGWFGFNVMSAQTLQGVSGLVAVNSLMAMVGGTMAALIVGRNDPGFLHNGPLAGLVAICAGSDLMHPVGALITGAVAGALFVWCFIAAQNRWKIDDVLGVWPLHGLCGAWGGIACGIFGQSVLGGLGGVSLISQLIGTALGILVALLGGFAVYGVIKALHGLRLSQEEEYYGADLSIHKIGAVSQD, translated from the coding sequence ATGGAAAATTTGCAAAGTGCAGTGGATACCCTGATCCACAGTTCCAATACGCTCTTCATATTGATCGGTGCGGTGATGGTCCTGGCCATGCACGCCGGGTTTGCGTTTCTGGAGGTGGGCACGGTTCGTCAAAAAAACCAGGTGAATGCGCTGTCGAAGATCATCAGTGACTTCGCAGTGTCGACGCTGGCCTACTTCTTTATAGGCTACTGGATATCCTACGGCGTCAATTTCATGCAGCCGGCCAGCGCGCTCAGTGCCGATCATGGTTACGGCCTGGTGAAGTTTTTCTTTTTGCTGACGTTTGCTGCAGCCATTCCGGCGATCATTTCCGGCGGGATCGCCGAGCGGGCACGCTTTGTCCCGCAGTTGTGCGCAACGGCGTTGATCGTAGCGTTCATCTATCCGTTTTTCGAAGGCATGATCTGGAATGACAACTTTGGCTTGCAAGCCTGGTTGCAGGCACAGTTCGGCGCCAGTTTTCATGACTTTGCAGGCTCGGTTGTCGTACACGCCATGGGCGGTTGGCTGGCGCTGGCGGCCGTGCTGTTGCTGGGGCCGCGTAATGGTCGCTACCGCGAAGGGCGATTGGTCGCGTTTGCCCCGTCGAGTATTCCGTTCCTCGCGTTGGGTTCATGGATTCTGATCGTCGGTTGGTTCGGCTTTAACGTCATGAGTGCCCAGACGTTGCAAGGCGTCAGTGGTCTGGTGGCGGTCAATTCGTTGATGGCAATGGTCGGGGGCACGATGGCGGCCTTGATTGTGGGGCGCAATGACCCTGGTTTCCTGCACAACGGTCCGTTGGCCGGACTGGTGGCAATCTGTGCCGGCTCCGATCTGATGCACCCGGTGGGTGCGCTGATCACGGGCGCCGTCGCGGGGGCGCTGTTTGTCTGGTGTTTTATTGCTGCGCAGAACCGCTGGAAAATCGACGACGTACTGGGTGTCTGGCCGTTGCACGGTTTGTGCGGAGCCTGGGGCGGGATTGCCTGCGGGATCTTTGGCCAGAGTGTCCTGGGTGGCCTCGGGGGTGTCAGCCTGATCAGCCAATTGATCGGCACTGCGCTGGGGATATTGGTCGCCCTGCTGGGAGGCTTTGCGGTCTATGGGGTGATCAAGGCCTTGCATGGTCTGCGCCTGAGTCAGGAGGAGGAGTATTACGGCGCCGACCTGTCGATTCACAAGATTGGCGCGGTCAGTCAGGATTGA
- a CDS encoding deoxyguanosinetriphosphate triphosphohydrolase, giving the protein MDWQTLLNRERLGKPVHSPQELGRSPFHKDHDRVIFSGAFRRLGRKTQVHPVSSNDHIHTRLTHSLEVSCVGRSLGMRVGETIRSALPDWCEPSDLGMVVQSACLAHDIGNPPFGHSGEDAIRYWFQQAAGKGWLDAMSEVERNDFLNFEGNAQGFRVLTQLEYHQFDGGTRLTYATLGTYLKYPWTARHADSLGYKKHKFGCYQSELPLLEQIAQKLGLPQLEEQRWARHPLVYLMEAADDICYALIDLEDGLEMELLQYAEVESLLLGLVGDDLPETYRQLGANDSRRRKLAILRGKAIEHLTNAAARAFVEQQDALLAGTLQGDLVEHMHGPAKRCVLNAKDMARKKIFQDKRKTLHEIGAYTTLEILLNGFCGAALEQHGGRAASFKNRRILDLLGNNAPDPQGSLHASFLRMIDFIAGMTDSYASDMALEMTGRSSHS; this is encoded by the coding sequence TTGGATTGGCAAACCCTGCTTAATCGTGAACGCCTGGGAAAACCTGTACACAGTCCGCAGGAGCTCGGCCGCAGCCCGTTTCACAAAGACCACGACCGGGTCATCTTTTCCGGCGCCTTTCGCCGCCTGGGCCGCAAGACCCAGGTTCACCCCGTCTCAAGCAATGACCACATCCATACCCGCCTGACCCACTCGCTGGAGGTCAGTTGCGTAGGGCGCTCGCTGGGTATGCGGGTCGGTGAAACCATTCGTAGTGCCCTGCCTGACTGGTGCGAACCCAGTGACCTGGGCATGGTGGTGCAGTCCGCCTGCCTGGCCCATGACATTGGCAACCCACCTTTTGGTCATTCCGGCGAGGACGCCATTCGCTATTGGTTTCAGCAAGCGGCGGGCAAGGGCTGGCTGGATGCGATGAGCGAAGTCGAGCGCAACGACTTCCTCAACTTCGAGGGCAATGCCCAAGGTTTCCGGGTGCTGACCCAGCTGGAATATCACCAGTTCGACGGCGGCACCCGCCTGACTTATGCAACGCTCGGCACCTACCTCAAGTATCCCTGGACGGCGCGCCACGCCGACTCGCTGGGCTACAAGAAACACAAGTTCGGCTGCTATCAGAGCGAACTGCCCCTGCTGGAGCAAATCGCTCAGAAACTCGGCCTGCCTCAACTCGAAGAGCAACGCTGGGCACGTCATCCACTGGTCTACCTGATGGAAGCGGCGGATGACATCTGCTATGCCCTCATCGATCTGGAAGATGGCCTGGAGATGGAGCTTCTGCAGTACGCAGAGGTTGAATCGCTATTGCTCGGCCTGGTCGGAGATGATTTGCCTGAAACTTACCGGCAACTGGGTGCCAATGATTCTCGTCGCCGCAAACTGGCGATTCTGCGTGGCAAGGCCATCGAACACCTGACCAATGCAGCAGCACGAGCATTTGTCGAACAGCAGGACGCGCTCCTGGCAGGCACACTGCAAGGCGACCTGGTCGAGCACATGCACGGACCTGCCAAACGTTGCGTACTCAATGCCAAGGACATGGCCCGCAAGAAAATCTTTCAGGACAAGCGCAAGACCCTGCATGAAATCGGTGCCTACACGACCTTGGAAATTTTGTTGAATGGTTTCTGCGGGGCAGCCCTGGAGCAGCACGGTGGCCGTGCGGCTTCGTTCAAGAACCGACGGATACTCGATCTGCTGGGTAACAATGCGCCCGACCCTCAAGGCTCCCTACATGCTTCATTCTTACGCATGATCGATTTCATCGCCGGAATGACCGACAGCTATGCAAGCGACATGGCACTGGAAATGACAGGGCGCTCAAGCCACTCATAA
- a CDS encoding transcriptional regulator → MIKVEQLKASVNRMSADVVREAVRELQLDGLVTEGKTPFNKVHFNTCFAEIEALFQRAGYHRQLDVVGYQGLLYALYDPGRWEAVDVLRWLKEFTEAAVVRDSMTA, encoded by the coding sequence ATGATCAAGGTCGAACAGTTGAAAGCCAGCGTGAATCGGATGTCCGCCGATGTGGTGCGTGAGGCGGTGCGCGAGCTGCAGCTTGATGGCCTGGTGACGGAAGGAAAGACACCCTTCAATAAAGTCCATTTCAATACTTGCTTTGCCGAGATTGAAGCCTTGTTTCAGCGGGCTGGCTATCACCGGCAACTGGATGTTGTCGGGTATCAGGGTTTGCTTTACGCACTTTATGATCCGGGGCGCTGGGAGGCGGTGGACGTGTTGCGCTGGTTGAAGGAGTTCACCGAGGCTGCGGTGGTGCGTGACTCAATGACTGCCTGA
- a CDS encoding response regulator transcription factor: MNSVFIVDDHPVIRLAVRMLLEHEGYKVVGESDNGVDAMQMIRECMPDLIILDISIPKLDGLEILSRFNTMNTPLKILVLTAQCPKLFAIRCMQSGACGYVCKQEDLSELVSAINAVFSGYHYFPSHALNPTRGNEEQSVELDLFKSVNDRELMVLQLFAQGRSNKEIAKGMFLSNKTVSTYKKRLMQKLKARSLVELIEMAKRNALV, translated from the coding sequence ATGAACTCCGTTTTTATTGTCGACGATCACCCCGTCATTCGCCTTGCAGTTCGTATGTTGCTGGAGCATGAGGGTTACAAAGTCGTCGGTGAATCCGACAATGGTGTCGACGCCATGCAAATGATTCGCGAATGTATGCCGGACCTTATCATTCTTGATATCAGCATTCCCAAATTGGATGGTCTGGAAATTCTTTCTCGCTTCAACACCATGAACACGCCGCTAAAAATCCTGGTACTAACCGCTCAGTGCCCGAAACTGTTTGCCATTCGTTGCATGCAGTCCGGTGCTTGCGGCTACGTCTGCAAGCAGGAAGATCTCAGTGAACTGGTCAGTGCAATCAACGCCGTTTTCTCTGGCTATCACTACTTTCCCAGTCATGCACTGAACCCGACTCGCGGAAACGAAGAACAGTCGGTCGAGCTTGACCTGTTCAAGTCCGTCAATGATCGCGAACTGATGGTTCTGCAACTGTTTGCCCAAGGTCGCAGCAACAAGGAAATCGCCAAGGGCATGTTCCTCAGCAATAAAACTGTAAGCACCTACAAAAAAAGACTGATGCAGAAACTCAAGGCCAGATCCCTGGTCGAGCTGATCGAAATGGCAAAACGCAACGCTCTAGTGTGA
- a CDS encoding phage holin family protein, whose amino-acid sequence MAIGESGSTETTPGASPRRLGAAFLGLLHSHVELFGIELQEQKARTVSLLLFAGLALVFALLLLVGLSALVMILLWDTYRLTAIIGLCVFYALAAMFCGLRLKAAIFDESSPFHATLEELANDRERLLP is encoded by the coding sequence ATGGCTATCGGTGAATCCGGTTCGACCGAGACCACTCCTGGCGCTTCGCCGCGACGCCTGGGTGCCGCATTTCTGGGGCTGCTGCACAGCCATGTCGAACTGTTCGGCATCGAGTTGCAAGAGCAAAAAGCCCGCACGGTAAGCCTGTTGCTGTTCGCCGGCCTGGCGCTGGTGTTTGCCTTGCTGTTATTGGTGGGACTTTCGGCGCTGGTGATGATTTTGCTGTGGGACACCTATCGCCTCACGGCAATCATTGGCCTGTGCGTGTTCTACGCGCTAGCGGCGATGTTCTGTGGACTGCGCCTGAAAGCGGCGATTTTTGACGAGTCCTCGCCCTTCCATGCCACCCTCGAAGAGCTGGCCAACGACAGGGAGCGCTTGTTGCCATGA
- a CDS encoding DUF883 family protein: protein MASKTAKTAQEILMDDFQTLVSDTERLLEHTATLAGDQADELREQIHESLLRARETLQLTQESLTERGKAAVTTTEDYVQANPWQSVGIAAGVGFLIGLLATRR, encoded by the coding sequence ATGGCCAGCAAAACGGCAAAGACTGCTCAAGAAATCCTGATGGACGATTTTCAGACACTGGTCAGCGATACCGAGCGCCTGCTGGAACACACGGCGACCCTGGCAGGTGATCAAGCCGATGAATTGCGCGAACAGATCCATGAAAGTCTGCTGCGTGCCCGTGAAACCCTGCAACTGACCCAGGAATCCCTGACCGAGCGTGGCAAGGCGGCAGTCACTACCACTGAAGACTACGTGCAGGCCAATCCCTGGCAGTCGGTAGGCATCGCCGCCGGCGTCGGATTCCTCATTGGCCTGCTGGCGACACGGCGCTGA